TGCGTGTCTTTAATTCCAGCAGTTCCAGTTCCCCTTTGTCTGTATAGTGCAGTTCATCAATCACTCCCACAAGCAGCACACCATTCACCTCCCCAAACACGGGGAATTCTCGGATGCGTCGCTCTGACTGCAGGGAAGGAACCATTGATAATATGTTCAGAAATTTAACTGCCCACGCATCTTCTTTAGAGGTGATAGAGACATTCACAAGATCATGAACTTCGAGTTCTCTAGCCAGGTGGATGCTGGCACCGGTGTTCAAAAGGTCTTCCTTCTCAGAACTCAAGAGTTGAGGGAGCTCCTTCCCATACACCATTTGTTGTTCACACCAGTTCTGAGTACACAGGTCTGTGACATACAAATATTTGAGATGGAATCGCTCCAGAGGTGATGAGATATACAATTCTCTTTTCCCTGTTGGGAATCTTACATCTTTGCCATCCTTTCCAGGGAGTTGAGAAGAAGGGCCAGCGGTGCCAAGTGGAGAACTTGATTCTTGGTTACTTTCCAGATCCAGAAACCCAAGAAGTTCTGAGTCACTAAAGTCAGAGAATCCCGAGGCCTCGGCCGACACTGTCTCCTCTGCACCACTCTCTGCCATTGCACAGCTCTGGATTGGGTGAGGGCCACACAAATCAGGTTAAAGAAATGCATTCtcaaaaggaaattttcttttgttgcGGGTTGGGGTGggtttggtcatacctggtggtgttcagggcttaatcctggctctgtgctcagggattactcctgaggttggggaatcatatagggttctggggattgaacccctgtccatgtgcaaggcaagtgttctacccactaaattatcattctggtcccccaaataaaattgtcttaacgcacattcaaattttaattaaataaaaataaacataacaaaTAATTCATTTGCATTCTCTAAAGAAGCATATTTATATCAACTGTTAATAGACAATATCAATATTAGGCTTTGGGGCTGGAAGGTTgagacagtggtagggcatttgccttgcacacgctaacctaggacggaccatggttcaatcccctggcatcctatttggtcctacaagccaggagcaatttctgagcgcatagccaggaataacctctgagcatcactggatgtggcccaaaaaaagcaaaataataataataataattaataataaacttCCATATGAATGGGAGCAAAAATTTGAATCCCTTATGAACGCTGAGCAAAATTCAGCAAAAttttcaaaatggaaaataattttatttccaaatttaaCATAGTATGTCATGTTAGGAAAATCACTTTCctcaatttttattaaatgtcaaAGTGTAAGTTTTGCTTTACTACTTCAAATTCTATTGCTTTCatcattatttcataattttaaatataaatataagtgttATGGAACTGTTTGACCACGTGCAATGCACCACTTCCACAATTCCTTTGATAAAACgtctggcttttgtttgtttggattcacacccagcagagctcagggatcactcctggctctattctctggaatcattcctgacaatgctcaggggaccacatgtggcccTGAGGACTGAACCagagtcagcagcgtgcaaggcaagtaccttgaccCTATATTATTCTCTCTGGCAGAATAAAAAACTCTTTATAAGAAAATAACCCTCAATTACAAGTAATTCTTGAAACATTTAGTTGACTTCTTTTAAATGTTTCTCAAGAAtaaaggagatgagccccatTTTTGGTACATGGGGGCCGAGCTGTTCCTGGTACCCAGACGAGTGAATGAGGCCACACTGACCCCACAGGTCAATGGAAGCATCACAGCAGGCATGTTGCCATGGTAACAATGGGACCTGTGACATgtgtaaaaaaagaataaaggagagcAAATTCAAAgaccatttagaattttttagatGATGCAAACAGATTTACAAACACACAAAGTAACAGTATGAAGTATAATGAGATGAGTTCAGAGCAACTACAGAAATCAGTTACTTTTCAGACTTGAGATTTGGGGGAGAGGGCCAGAGcatagatagtacagcggtagggcgtttgccttgcatgaggctgacccaggacgaacctgggttcaattcctaggattcccccaagcctgccaggagcgatatctgagcaaagagccaggagtaacccctgagcaccactgggtgtggcccaaaaagacaaaaaaaataaataaataaagagagatgGGAGAAAAATGCCAGAAGAAAAGGTTCTCCTTGGTGGGTTTTAATTATTCTTATCAATGTTATAAATGATCTTAACATTCAAGAAATTGATGTTTTTCTCTAAGTCAAATTATCTTATTatcaaaaaaggataaaaaaaatcatcttattATCAGCTGTAACTGTCAATAAGCTCTATTAAAAGAACACAGCATTTGCTGCAAATGCTAGTGAAAATAATTCAGTTGTTTTTTCAAGCCAGAGAGGaatttagctttattttattatatttattactttaatgttctttgggggggcacccacatagtgctcaggatactGGGAATCATTCCCAGGGATACCTAGAAAATCAAGCAGCAATGTTCAAGGCTCAGGCCCAAAAATGTGGTGATGTTTAGGCCCTGGTAGTGCTGAGGGTCTCTAAGTCTATACTTGGTAGTATTGGGGTAAtagtatgtgatgctggggattaaacttgtgACCTTGTTTATGTAAAGCATGGCTGACTGACCTCCCAACCATCTCCCAGATCaatcatttaaaatgatttatttggggagggctgagcaatagcacagtggtaaggtgtttgcctcgcatgcagctgacatgggacagacctaggttcaattcctggaatcccatatggtccctgaacctgccaggagcgatttctgagtgcagagccaggagtaacttctgagcgttactaggtgtggccccaaaacaaaacaaaacaatatttatttttgttttaacaatAGTAACAGTATTATTTTGTAACTGCAGTGCTGCTGCACTGTGCTTGCCGAAGCCTTTCCACCTCATCCCCTCTCTGGTCATCCTGCCCCTGTGCAGTTATTGGTATGTTAGATCTAAGACAAGTACTGTGCACCCTCTAATTCACTACTACCACAGAACAGTttctcatggggccggagagatagcatggcgataaaagccaaagagatagcatggaggtaaaagccagagatagcatggaggtaaggcatttgccttgcatgcggaaggacggtggttccggcatcccatatggtcccccaagcctgccaggggcgatttctgagtgtagagccaggagtaacccctgagcgctgccgggtgtgacccgaaaacaaacaaacaaacaaaaaaaacagtttctttgagtgggttgggccatacccagtgacgctcaggggctactcgtgactatgcactcagaaatgactcctggcttggaggaacatatgggatgccaggaattaaacccaggtccacctggagcagccgtgtgcaaggcaaatgccctacagctgtgcagCCCCTAGaagacatacattttaaaataacttttacagTAAAAAACTTCAACAGACAGGTTAAAACAACAAACACCCAAATACATATACCAAGTAGATAAACTATTGATGCATTTATTGGCTTCTTTCCAGTAAGTTTCTCTTTTTAGGAAGTTGGTGGCATTTAATCATTTCAAAGCAacgggccacagagatagcaaaacagtagggtgtttgccttgcatgcggccgatctGGGAGggaccgggttcgattcctggcatcccatagggtccccaacctgccaggggtgatttctgagcacatagccaggaatagcccctgagcacctccaggtatgacccaaaaatgaatgaatcaatcaatcaataaaataaaaaaatttttttcaaagcaaaatatagatataatacaCTCCTAAAATAAAgcttcatggggccggagagatagcatagaggtatggtgtttgccttgcatgcagaaggagggtggttcaaattccgacatcccatatggtcccctgagcctgccaggagtgatttctgagcgtagagtcaggagtaacccctgagcgctgctggatgtgacccaaaaaaacaaagaaataaaaataagcttcagggctggagaggttaAGGCctttatgtggctgaccttggtttgaaccCTGAGTactgtatatggtcccttaaacactgtggggttactcctgagcagagccaggaacagcccctgagcaacactgagtatggcctaaaatccaataaataaataaatgctttctaCGTGGTTTTAAAGTAATAACCTATGTTAATAACCATCTAACAAAAGTAATAATTTATTAGTACCCCACTCTTCAAATCTCCCTAAGTGCTCAAAAAATGActtagataaatttatttttatttattttttggtttttgggccacacccggcgatgctcaggggttactcctggctgtctgctcagaaatagctcctggcaggcacggggaaccatatgggacaccaggattccaaccaactacctttggtcctggatcggctgcttgtaaggcaaacgccactgtgctatctctccgggcccgacttagATAAAtttaagccagaaaaaaaaaacaacaacacatgcAGTACCTCAGCACCAGGCCCATCATGGGGACAGTTCAGCCCAGTTGAGTGAGTGTCACCAAAAGTGGCTTCCAtgctccctgaacactgcttgggaggtaCAACCATAACAAAACCTGAAAGTGCTGTAAGCAATGActcaaaaaataagtaattttatttgaGCTATGAAGTCCCTAGAGGTTGGGTCATCTTTAACCTccttgtaataatacccagagacaatagaaatgagggctggaaggaccagcccatgatctgaagcttaccacaaagagtggtgagtgcagttaaagaaataactatatcaACAACTATCACGACAAGTGAATAGTACTACTATCACggttgtgagtgagagaaatagaatgaatgtCTCAAAGaaaggcagagggtggggggggATATAGGAGGCAATGATGGCATAAAGAGGTGAAGAGGgatgtacttttttttatgactgaaattaaactacaggggccaggaagatagcatggaggtaaggcatttgccttgcgtgcagaaggatggtagtttgattcccagcatcccatatggtgccccgagcctcccaggagcaatttctgagcatagagccaggagtaacctgagtcctgctgggtgtgacccaaaaacaaacaaacaacaacaacaaaaacccaactacaaacatgtctgtagccatggtacttaaagatattaaacagaaaaaggttaaaaaaaaaaacttaataattaACATGTGTACTGCTTCCTCCTCCCACCTCAGGGAAAGGGGATAACCTTGCAACTTCTCTTGAAAACCTAATTTCAA
This window of the Suncus etruscus isolate mSunEtr1 chromosome 6, mSunEtr1.pri.cur, whole genome shotgun sequence genome carries:
- the EXO5 gene encoding exonuclease V; this encodes MAESGAEETVSAEASGFSDFSDSELLGFLDLESNQESSSPLGTAGPSSQLPGKDGKDVRFPTGKRELYISSPLERFHLKYLYVTDLCTQNWCEQQMVYGKELPQLLSSEKEDLLNTGASIHLARELEVHDLVNVSITSKEDAWAVKFLNILSMVPSLQSERRIREFPVFGEVNGVLLVGVIDELHYTDKGELELLELKTRRFPMPPREAQKKKDFFQVSLYKYIFDAMVQGKMTAARLIHHTKLHPERPLGPSVLKHAQQGGISVKSLGGLMELVFLSLTMSDLPVIDRLKVEYVHQETSAVLDTEIVPYEEKEVQEKVLHYLAYWTGQRGPKGVDIEEAWKCRTCNYSDICEWRKSGRVHVSPLEPPTKKAK